Genomic DNA from Setaria italica strain Yugu1 chromosome V, Setaria_italica_v2.0, whole genome shotgun sequence:
CCAATAATTTCCTGAGGAAATGGCATCACCCTCCATGCATTAGCcatgttgttgaagcactcaggGAAATTGGGCTGGATTGCCACAGCCTCCTCGTTCTTCGCGATGCACATGTCAAACTCCCGCAGCTAAACATTTTTTATAAGAAACAAAATCAATACAGCTCCCCAAGCCACAGAATATCAGCAATGAGGCCGAATTTCGCCCGCAAACCTGATAATACACGGCGCCGAGAAGCAGAAGGTTCTCCAAGCGCCTCGGGTTCTCCCTGTACACCGCATTGCTCTGCTCAAGCGCTGCTCTGTAATCCCCTGCGTTGTAACTCTGTTGCGCGATCTCGAGGCGCGTGCCTTCGTCAACTGAACCTCAACCAAAACACAACGGATCATTTTCCACCACGAAATTTCGATCGAACTGAATTGTTGATAGAACAGGGGAGGGTTTCAGGTCCGAACCTTGGAGGGGGTTCAGCAGCAGAGCATCGATCGCCGCGCCGAGCTGCTGCGGCCGCGGATGTATAGGAGGGAGCGGGTAGGGCCCGCGCAGTTCctccgcggcggccacggcgccaCCGCAAATGGAGAGCATCGCCGCCAACGGCGATCGGTGGCCCGAGGCTTCTATAAACAAGGCCGCCAAACCCTAACCCGCCGCCACACCGCGCGGCGCCGAGCTTCCGCGTGCCAGGTGGGGTGGGAGGAGTGAgagtggaggggatggctcacGCACGCGTTTCGGCTTCTTTCGGGGGAGGATGGTGGCTTTTCTCGGACGCGTCGCGTTCGTGGGGGAGAATTTGGGGAACGCGTGGGGTATTTGTAGGTGAGGCCGGTCGCCGCTGGGATTGGAAATCGGGTGGGCGCGGGAGCTGATAGCTCGGAGTTGTCTGTTGGCGCCGTGCGGGGGTTTGAAGCCGTTGGATTGGATTCCGGGGGTCTGGTATGAACGACGGGATGTGTCATGCAATGAGCTGGGCCAGTGGAGGCCATTGCTTGTCTGGTGGGCTGGGCGCATTCTGTCCCAGTCAGCATCCATTGGGCCTATAGATAGTCCACTTCATCCTCTCGGAAAAGAACAAGTCCAAATTCGATGGCCGAGATGACAAACGAAATTGATGGGCTATAGTTGCCACTTTGAGCCCATCATAGCTAGTTTAGTTTTTCCGGTTCAGCTGCTCTTTTTTCCTTCACAAACTGAGGCTCATTTGGGCTTTTGGGGCTGCTTTTGCTTCCCAAAAGCCCAAAGCCAACCAAAAGACACAAGGAGGCAGCGTGACTTTATCTAAAAGTAACTTTCTTTGTAGTAGGAATGTCACAGCCAGTTCAAACTTGCTTTCACTAGTTGTGGGAGGAGAAACTTCAGTTTATTTACTCGCCTGCCACTCCTAAATAGAGAATACCGGTTCGATTCCCTATCCGACCACGCCCTGACAGAAAAGGAAGCTCGCGAGGTCGTTCCATCGCCAATCGCGAGGTCggtccactgccgccgccgtggtCTCCTCCGCCACCGTGGGCGCGGGCGCAGGTGACCTCCACCACGGCGAGCTCCTCTGCCGCCGCGCAGGCTCCTCCGGCGCGAGCCTCCTCCGTCGTCGCAAGCTCCTTCACCGCGAGCCCCGCGTGGATCTACCCCGACGAGGAGGCGTCGCGCCCAGGCCGGCAAGGTCCGGTCGGTGCACCTAGGCCGGTGAGCCCCCGGCCACCACTGCTCCTTCACGCCTTGGCCagtgagaggaagaagaagaggctgACGAGCAGGGTCAGCTCatcagtgagagagggagagagttgaaCGGGGAGGGCTGTGGATGACACGTGGAGTCCACTTAAATATTTTCTCAAAAGCCCCAGTTGCCCAACCAAATAGTTTTCGACTTTCTCACAGCTCACACCTCACAACAGCTTTTCTGCAGTCCACAGCTATTTTTTCAAAAATCATagctcaaccaaacacatcctaGACCACTTTGACTTTGGTCTGCACCGTTTCTTCTCACCTTGATGAGGGTGATCGTGCACCGGCATAGGCTTTAGATGCATCTATCACCCGTCTTTATAGCTGAAGTGCATATCTAGTTCCATAAACGCGCTACGGTGTACAGCATGTGTAAGGACCCGCGTACTTGTGCTGGGTTTATTTCAGGTTAATGCCAAAGCTGGTTATTGATTTGCAGTACCTGCAGGCTTCCCTTTTATGGCGGCAAATGTTGCTTAGATGTCATGGTATTTCGGAAGCTATAACGTACAATAAGCAACAATGCTAACATCATTTTCATCCGGGCCTAGATGCTCGGTTACACGCTAGGCCACCTGAACTGCCAGGTGTAGGCTGTAGCCCAGTGTAGGCTAACCCAGATTCTCTCTGGTCTCTACGAGCTGCTGCGGTCCTGTGCAGTGTGCACGTCGTCAGCCCCCTGAAGTAGCTCTGTACTAGAGCCGCTCCAAGCCCCTGCTCGCCCGGCTGAGCCGTCGACCCTCACCTCAATCAGGCGGCCACGACGCCACAGCACCTGCCGCTGCCGGGGCGCAGCGCAAGCGCAGGGACCTCTCAAATCGGTTAGTCCCGTCGCCAACCCGGCCGATACGATGCGTCGTGGGTGTGCCCCGGGACTCTTGTCACCGTGTCACGTCCCCGTGCCGCGCTTCCGCTAGCTCCCACTCCCACTCCCAAGTCCCACCCAACTGCGAACCCAGCCACGCCGCGCCCGCCCCGCCTCGCGAGTTcacgcccgcgcgcgcgctccGGTGCCGGCTCCGTGGCCTCTTCCCTGCCCAGCCCGAGAGCGGAGTACATCGCCGTCCGGGGCTTGATGAccccgtgcgcgcgcgcgccccgcggccGTGCGGGGAGGACCCGGGACCGCGCGGGAGGAAGGAACAACCCAACCCAACCGGTGCGCGAGGCGGCCGCGGACGCagagctcgtcgtcgtcgcctcttTTTCGCACGGGAGCGGCGGGGGCTGATCGCTCGCAAGCCGCACGGCATGATTGCGTGGGTCGCGCGCGGGGGACCGCGGGGGTCGTAGCGTACCGCGCCGCGTCGCCGTCCGGCCCCGTCCGGCGTCCGCACCCTTTTCCATTGCCAGTGCTCGGTACCAACAGTAACAGAGCATCGTCAGGGATCGGGCGGCAGGGCAGACCCAGGCCTCCGCGTACATTTACGTTGCTCCGATACACGGGGGCGGACATTGTCCCTGAGGCGTGGTGACACGCACACATGGTGGCCGGGCGGGGGGGCCACGGGCGGGCGCAGCCGGGCTGACAGGCACATACCAACGCACGCAAGCCACTGGAACAGGAGTGGCCCTCCTGCGGGCTCCTGTTCTGTTCCTCATCTCGCCGGCCTCACCCCCAAGATAGATAGGGGCCCTGTCGAGCTACCTCTCACCCCCGCAGGGGCTCCCTGCGCCATAGAAATCTCACAAGGAAATCACAGCAGATGAGCATGGTGTGTCCTCCTCCATTCCGGACGGCCTGTCAatacttctctctctctctctctctctctctctctctctctctctctctctctctctctgtgtgtgtgtgtgtgtgtgtgtgtgtgtgtgtgtgtgtggttgcACAACAGCACAAGGTCAGGCAGGCTGGCCTTGACTGCGAGTAACTGTACTCGTACGGCGGTGTGGACTGGGTATTTGGGTTTGGACGCAATGATCGGCCTCTGTACCTGTCCGATGAGCGAGCGGAGCGACGAGTCTGCACCTGCCGATGGGGATTTGCGGCAACGCCGACGGGCCACCAGCCGCGgggcggggagcggcggcgactgTGCCTGTGCTGTGCGCGCCCCCTCCTCGCCTGCGTGCTTGCTTGTGTCGGGTGGGGAATGAGatggcgcgcgcgggcgggcgggcgggcgggagggaTTAGGAGGGGGATCCCCATCACGCCAACCGCGAGCCAGTGCTGGTCTGGTACTCTCTGCTATGGCTTTGGTTGGGTTGCAGCAAGTAGGACTAGATACCCTGTTAACTTTAGCTTATGTCACATccaatgtttgatactaattagaaatattaaatatagtttaattgcaaaattaattacacagatagagtctaattcgcgagacgatctattaaacctaattagtccatgattgacaatgtggtgctacagtaactgtttgctaacgatggattaattagccttaatagattcatctcgcgaattagactccatctgtgcaatagttttataattagctcatgcttAATCCTTCTAAtcagcatccgaacattcgatatgaccctgctaaagtttgacatctcgtatccaaacaacccctaaaGCAGCAGGGCTCTCCTCTCCAACCTGAACCTGACAATGCCCTCTTCCCTAACCTGAACCTGACAATGCCCTCTTCCCTAATGTCATGTGGGGGCAGCCACACTAATCATGTTTCAGTTCCAGAGTGCGCAATGCAAAGAGCAAAGTAGAATGAACGGGCCTGTGTGTGTGTCGCTCGGTGTTTagattccttttctttctttccggTGAAAAACTCTCTGTAGGGCAGGCTGCAGGTCAACAATGGCTTCGCTTTGATCTCGCCGCTCATGATTGCGtggccgatgatgcaaaagcTGGGACGGACACGGACAGTTCAAGCGCCTTTCTTTTGCATGTATGCAGGTGAGAAAGATTCAGAATCGATGGCTTCAGAAAAGCTGCCCAGCATTTCGCTCATGCCAATGCAGTCTCCAGCCAGTCTGCTGGTGCCATCGATCACCTCTGATCGAAAGGACTCACTCAGGGTGTCAGCAGGTGAAGCTGCCGTATGATACTGCCGGTATGAACGGTGTAAACTAGCAACGGATTTGTTTGCGATGCTGACAGTGACGCCATGCATCTAGGGTTGTACTTAGCTCAAGAATTCAGCTCGTACCGTGGAGGGCACGGACCTTAAATTTTTCCAGGAATATGGTGTCCAGATCTGGGCCAGCTGGTGATACACATATCTCTCTTACATAAGTATAAGGCGTTTGACTTGCGGCTGTGGTTGCGATCGCATCAcatccctccccccccccccaacccccccGGAAAGCGAAAATTTCCGCGGAGGGGGAGCCAATTATCTTTCCTtccaaacttaaaaaaaaataaggccCCCTCCCATTTGGGCCTTCTCTCCCCCCTCGGGGAAGGGGAAGAACAAAAAGGGGCATACCCCCCCCCTTGACCGGTTACCGGGACCCGAAAAACTTGCCCCCGTATCAATTTTTTCGGGGACGGGGaaaaaatctttttttaaaaaaaaNNNNNNNNNNNNNNNNNNNNNNNNNNNNNNNNNNNNNNNNNNNNNNNNNNNNNNNNNNNNNNNNNNNNNNNNNNNNNNNNNNNNNNNNNNNNNNNNNNNNGTACACGGACCGGAAAATCTGCCCCGTATCAGTTATCTGGGCATGGGATGATCTTTTTGTAGAAAAAATGGTTTCTTGTTCATGCCCGTGACAGAGCCATGATCTGGGACGCAAGCAGAAGCAGGAAGCGGTGGCTGTTCATGGCGACCACGATCTTATTACAGTCTCACGCCGAGGCCACAAACTCCTGTACGAAACACATCACGTTGttccgtcttcttcttcccaGTGCTAGTATTTATAAATGTATCATCCCTTCCTCGCCTTTCCTCTGTCTCTCCTCCCGGCTGCAGAACAATCCCCTTGCGACTTACGGGCTTGTCCCACTTATTTTGCTGCGAATTTACAGCTCACGCTTGCTGCAGTGTGATTGCATCTGGTCAGACAGAGCAGTAGTGGTGTTCCGGTAACAGGGTTTTTTGGAGCGGAGTAATCAGACATCAAGGATTTGGGAGCAGTAAGCAGTTAGGCGCTGCTGTGAGATGGTGTGGTGTGTAATTTAGTCATGATTTGGAGATGGCTCAGCTATATCCTGCACAAGATCGTCCGGTCAGACTCAGGAAAGGGAGAGATCAGAACAACTCGCTCCGCTGATTCCGTTCCGGCGCGTGATCACAGCCTGGATGATTTGGACTCGCTGAAGTGGATTGGTAGCTCCAATCCTTAACAACTTAACAACCAAAGAGAGATAAAccttttcccctttttcttttttctttttttttgattttgatgTAGCTACAGATGAACAGGAGCAGTATAGCATCGCCACTGAATGCCGTTGCACACTGCGTGCCTGATGTGCGCCTACCGTAACATCTCTGCGAAAAACCAGTCTAGAAATAATTCTAAAGGGAACAATGGCCTCCTCAGCAGAGCTCGCCCCTGCCCTAGTGGAGTGCTGTCCCTTTCTTCGGGTACTTATCATACAGCTAAAAAGCAGCCACAAATCCACTCCCAGCACCAAGTTGCTTGTTCCTTCTGTCCATGTCCTTTTACAGGATCCCTCTTCTTGGCTGAATATATTCCAGAACCAAAAAATCCTACTTCCAGACCTCAAAGCACCAAGCCACCAACTAGAACAAACGCTATGCCTCTTACTCAAGGATAtgcaggaaaaaaagaaagaagtctatatttcagCTCAAGAAGATCGGGAATGACAGGAATAGGGATCttaaatatacatatatcagcTACAAATATAATGGCAATACAAATGATATTACAGGTCTTCCCTCTCGCTTGAGAGGATAAGGGTCTGATTGAGCATATACGGCAGGCACCACATTTCGTTGCGTGCGATCTTGCAGATAAACAGGCGATGGCGTAACCAAACGCCATGCGTGGTGCTCTTCACATTTTGTTCAAAGAATGATTACACCAGGGGGGAAATTAGAAGCTAAAACACTGCTAGGGCCCAACGCTGTTAGGTTGAATCTCAAGAGTGCTTCCGCTGCAAGCTGATCTCTCGTCTCGTCTTTATATACACGGGATCCGAGCTTTGGACTGAATTTCAGCTATGTCAAAGCTCCATTTTCATGTGGACTGTTTGCAACGAACCTGATGAGCAGTAATTCGATATCAGAATTCATATATAGCCATGTTTGACCATTAAGATACCGGATCACTAGGATGCTGAAATTCGCTTACCATTGTAGCTGTTTGAGGAGGTGGCCGCAATTTCCTGATTTTGCCCGATATCCATGTGAACTACACTTTGGAGATCATCTTGCCAGAAAGTCCCAACCtgtgatgcattttttttatcctCAGTGTCACTGCATACAGATAGTATAACTTAAGCTCACAAAGTTGGTGTGCATTATTACCTGCGAGGCGGCGTCGCTAACTCCATTGAGAAAACGATGTTGAGAGTTCATCTGCTGGCAAAATGCCGGGTCAAGTGGGTGCATATTACTTTGGTTGTCCATGCCATTGGTTAGGCTGCAACCTAGAGGGCTCCCCTGGTGTGTCTGGTTAAGGTATGGCAGCGGTGCACCTGAGGTCTCCAGTGGGAAATGCGAGTTCTGCAACGGGCCGCAGGACTGCTGTATCTGATTACAAACAGAATTGGAATATGAGATGGGGCCAAATACTCTGTTGCCTCAATAAGAGGAACCAAACATGGTAATGTGATCAATGATATATGCTTGTCCTCACATCTTTAGGAAGGAGGTTAGGCAAATTGTTGAAGTCCAGCTGGGGATTCACAGTGGCCAATTTCATGGACAGGAACTGCAAAATGGATGTTAAAGGAAAGGGTTCAGATAGCATATATCGACCTTGGTTCCATTCTAAAATGGAAAAACCTGCAGTTTCACAATCACTCCAGCTCTGAATTGACAGTGGGCACATACCTCGACTTGCCGTTGCAAGGACTGCACATAGTTTATGATTTCATCCAGCATGACTGCCTTGCCAACCACCTGAAACGAGTAACATTTCCCAATTTCAAATATGAGCAACAAAGTACTCTAGGACAGCAAGTGCCTGATATCAATTATGAGGGCCTTCTTCTGTTACCTTGTTGCAACCCGGCACAAGATCCTGCAGCAGCTTCATCCTCTGGCTGATCTTTTCTCTTCTCACCTGAATTGTTTGACAAAAGCGAgaaaaatcaacacaaaatcTACAGCAAGGGTGATAGCAAGAACGATGCAATTGAGCCCCAAGGAATTGTACCCTCTCAGCGAGGCTGTGGCTGTCTGTCGCCTCACCGCGCCTCGCCCGGACATGGATGTAGTCCTTGGGCGGCTCGGGGGGCTTCGATGTGTCTTTCCCCTGCTTCTTGCCGCCATTCTCGCTGTTGCTCTGCGCGGCCTTCCCCTTGGCGGAGTTGTCCTCCGCGCCATTGCCCTCGTCCGCGGATTTGCACCGCTTCCCGCTGGATTCCTCCTGCAAAACGCTCCCAAAATGAAATCTTTTGCTCCAAAACTGAACTGCGCGGCGAATTGGGGCAAGAAACTAACGCAATTGCGCACGTACCTTGGCGAGATCCTTTGCGGCGGCGGACCCAGGGCCGTCCTTTCCTTTCCCCTTCCCGCTGGACTTCCGCTTCTTTGCATTGCCGTCGGAAGGGGCTTTCAACGCCATCTCCGCGCTGGCCGACGCCGGATCGGACACTGATGACTCGTCCCGGCCGTTCCCGAGCTCCAGCTCCTTCAATGCACCGACGGGGCCGGCTTCCGGGAGGCCGAACTGTCCCGGGACGGCGCCGTACCCGCTTCCACCGGTGCGGCCGTCAAAGCCGGAGAGCCTCGCCGCGCGCTCGGCGAAGCCTGGGTCGGCGAGGAACTGGTCCAGGTGGCCCATCGGCATCAAGTTCTCAAGGATTGGCAAGCCGCTGGGTCCGGCGCCGCccacctgcggcggcgggtagTGGTGGAACTGGCCCATCATAGAGAGGTTGAGCTTCGGGGGAGAGCTGAGACGCGTGCCGCCGTACTGCGGCTGGGGCGAGATCCCGTGCAGAGCGAGGCCATcagtcgccgcggcggccatcgAGTTGGACGTCGGGGAGGAGACCATCGAGCTGAGCGCCGGGTCGAGGTggtcgccggccgcggcggcggcggccatggactGGTTCCAGTTGAGGTTGAGGAAGCACGACGGCGCCGATGCGGGCGGCAGCTGGTCGGGCGGCCCACAGTTCATCTCCGGCGAGCCGGAATTGCGCGAAGATCTGCAGCGAGCGTCCGCAATCGCCTAGGGGACCGCGCAATCCCCACTCAAAGAACCCGAATTCCGAGCACGAGCACGCGCACCCGCGAGCTGCGACCCCAATTGAGCAAAGAAACGCGAGGGGCAATCAGCGCAGCTCCCACCAAATCCCACTATGGGGCGGAGATAAGGTCCGAGAAGGTAAAGGCAGGAGCTTTTCGTGTGCGTGACAAAGCAAGCAAAAGTGGGGGAACAGTAAAGGAGTGGAAAAGAAGCACCTAAACCAAAGCAAAAGCTTGCAGCAGGCTGAGGCAAAAgcaggaagagagaggagaggagagagaggagctaGCACAGCAGTTGTAGAGAAGTAGAGATTGCGAGTGTGTGCGCTGGGGCAATATGTATATAGGTCCAGGATGGCATGGGTCAAATTGGATGGCTTATGGGCATCATCACCCCAGCCTTTCCTGCCATGAAAggggggaggaagaagctagAGGGAGCAGCACTGGAGCGAAGTGTTGTGGTGCACTGGTGCGGCCGGTGCGGTGAGTTGCTTGCTGGAGGTGGAGAGAAGGAGAAAAGGGAGATGCACTGCTGCCGCTTTTATTTGTGCTGTCAACCagagaataaaaaaaaacaatgcatgTAATTTGCTTTCGTTTTTGTTTTCTGATCCCGGAAATTTTTTAGATGGAGCTGATGGTCCCCAAGCGCGAGGAGGGATGGTGTGTTGTTTGGGTCATGAAATTGAGGGATCAACCAATCATTAAATCGGGGAGGGGACTAGGCCACAAGGGGACAAAAGGATGCTTGGTAGTCTGGGTTAGATCGTATACTTGCTAAAAACCAAATCATTTTTAATGGGTTTTTCAGTTTTCAATTCCGGGATAGAACAAGAGCCCATTGGATGGGAACCGCTGTGGGTTTGTTTGTGTGCTGCGACACTTTTTCTATGGCTGATTGAGGTTTTCAGCCCCTTCTGTTCGACGATGTTGGTGCCTTAGCGTGGGTGGAAAATTTGAAGTGCCTGCCTGTTTTTGTTAGCACCCGAGTTTCTCACAAGTATATATCCTCTGATTTACTTGAAATTTAATGACAAGTTAATTAAAATGTAATGATATGGAGGTTTATTTGTAGCCAACCGATCATTTTGCAGTAGCACTTTTATGACTACTCTTATGTGCATTAAATGATtaaatttagaatttttttgaatttttcccTCAAAAAACTTTGGAATGGTCCACCATCCGTGGCACATTATAAGACATAATTTAATTTTAGTTATGGTGATGGTAGTAACATCTTTTGTTCATGAGTTTTACCTGTTCATCTTCATGCATTCTGCTTCCGCAAAATCAAAACTTTTCTGTTTATGGTGTTATAAGACAATAACATTGCTCTTAACCCAGGGAAGATTTGCAAAATATGTGCTTGTAATGGCACTAGTTGTTTGTTTGTAAACAAGACTGTGAAACTGATAGGTTTAATGATAAAACTCAATGCTGGGAGTACTTCATCTAGAGCTCTAGGCCGTAGATTGCCTTGATCGATAGACATAAACATTCAGATAGTATGAAATACATACGAACAGATGCGGTAAGGTCCTTTTAGGATTTGGCCGGGAGATTTGTCCAGCCCCATCTGCCCACCAAACATGAACACGTACTGTACGATGTCTATACTGCCGGGAGCATTGAACTACTAGCTAGCTGTGTCTAGTGGATACCAGACCACCTGCTGCCATTGCTATCGTAAAATTTACGACAATTTAGACTCTGGAAATGGTCGCTAGCTCGCATTAGAGTTTGAGAGCAAGTTCGTCCCAACCATCAAAATATTGCTGTCACAGATACTTCCCCAAATCAAAATGCACCTGTAAAGAATGAACCCCACGTTCGTTTTTTTATCACAAGCATATGCTGTCCTTTTTACAGACTCTTGAGAGCGTTGAGACAGCTGCTGGTGGCACAAGATTCCTTCACCCAACAACGACATCTACCTCGAGAATAACgcagatgtttttttttaaaacctaAACCAAAACGGGGTCAACAAGTGGTGGAGCTCCCCTCCCTGTGGACCGAGATCAGTTCATCCCAAAATCGTCGAGGCAAGTCGTGCAGGAGCCAAATGTACGAACAGTATCGCTGCCGCTTCCGGTATACATGCCAAACAGTGGCGCTTACGGATAGCTAGGGCCACTGTTCTGTTGCGAGGACGCGGGAAAATGTCTCCCGGGAATCACCAAGGATGGTAGGGTAAACCTGATCCCTTTGCCTTAAAATGATAAAGCCTTTATGCACACGTCACCCCCCGCAAGGAAAAAGGATGGAGTCATCCATGCTTGCTTCTGCTGCActtctccctcttctttttgtgtgtgtttggtttcatcaaatacaaactcTAAACTATTTTGTTAGTATGTACTTCTATTCATCCTGTGTTACAAATGCAAGAAATGACATTTTACAGCTTTGCGTGGAGTAAGATAATGTATGGTataccatttttttttatggaaGCAGTGTGGGGACGAGATGCAGGTGTGGACTTAAACAATTCTCATGGTTCAAGGATTTTAATCAACCTCCAAAATTTCTAGAAAGATTGGAATGTTCTACTAGCACCATGACCATGGCCACCCCTCTGCACGAAAAGGGAAAATGAAGTCGGCTACGGTGCTTTGACCATCTCGTTGAGAATTTCGTCTTCTCGATCGatcaattaattaattaaaaaggcctctctctctctctctcttaaaAAAATCCACCGTCTTTGAACTAATGAAACGAAACGGATCCAATGAAAACCGTGGACGTGCTCGCTCGCTTACCTGCGGGTGGTGCTGACGAGACGGGACGGGACAGCGCGTACAGGCAATTGCTAGTACTGGCTGGAGCTGGAGGGAAAGGTGGGGAGCAAGCCCAAGCCTGCGCCTGTCCACGCCACAACTACCAGTGATCAACCTCCCCCTGAAACTAATTGTTTTTCTACAGTTCGATTTAATTCTGCCCTAATGAATGAACAGCACC
This window encodes:
- the LOC101784210 gene encoding transcription factor bHLH77 is translated as MNCGPPDQLPPASAPSCFLNLNWNQSMAAAAAAGDHLDPALSSMVSSPTSNSMAAAATDGLALHGISPQPQYGGTRLSSPPKLNLSMMGQFHHYPPPQVGGAGPSGLPILENLMPMGHLDQFLADPGFAERAARLSGFDGRTGGSGYGAVPGQFGLPEAGPVGALKELELGNGRDESSVSDPASASAEMALKAPSDGNAKKRKSSGKGKGKDGPGSAAAKDLAKEESSGKRCKSADEGNGAEDNSAKGKAAQSNSENGGKKQGKDTSKPPEPPKDYIHVRARRGEATDSHSLAERVRREKISQRMKLLQDLVPGCNKVVGKAVMLDEIINYVQSLQRQVEFLSMKLATVNPQLDFNNLPNLLPKDIQQSCGPLQNSHFPLETSGAPLPYLNQTHQGSPLGCSLTNGMDNQSNMHPLDPAFCQQMNSQHRFLNGVSDAASQVGTFWQDDLQSVVHMDIGQNQEIAATSSNSYNGSLQTVHMKMEL